In a genomic window of Phragmites australis chromosome 14, lpPhrAust1.1, whole genome shotgun sequence:
- the LOC133890890 gene encoding uncharacterized protein LOC133890890 has translation MEGLIPFVIDVLRKSHERSTYRSLSSDGSSRGGSRRDLIDYSELPEAADDGPSAMRHRRARSDFVQTTTGARRAEEHGRPAAVAAGPAYRRK, from the coding sequence ATGGAAGGACTGATCCCATTCGTGATCGACGTCCTCAGGAAGAGCCACGAGCGGAGCACCTACCGCAGCCTCTCGTCGGACGGCAGCTCCCGCGGCGGAAGCAGGCGTGACCTGATCGACTACTCGGAACTGCCCGAGGCAGCGGACGACGGGCCGTCCGCCATGCGTCACCGCCGCGCGCGGTCGGACTtcgtgcagacgacgacgggcgCCCGTCGCGCCGAGGAGCACGGCAGGCCGGCGGCCGTAGCTGCCGGGCCAGCTTATCGCCGGAAATGA